The nucleotide window GACGCCGGGGCCGTTACCGCCGACCAGGCCCCGGGCGAGACGCCCCCATCGGAAAATAACGGCCCGTTCGTATTCCCGCAGGACGTTGAATCCCATCAGGACGAGAACGGCGCCCAGGATCAGGATCGCAAATGGACTGAACGGCATGGTCACGCCTCTTTTCTCGTGGAGCAGGGTTTGACGCGAAGGCGCAGACCTTCAACGCCGGTGATTTCGGCTTCTTCGCCGGGTTGAAGCGGCTGCTCGCTGACCGCGTCCCAGAGTTCGCCCTGTACCGCCACATGTCCGTGCGGAGCCAGCGCCGTTCTGGCGGTAGCGACGAGGCCGATCATGCCTTCTGGGCCGGTGGCGTGAGGCCGGCGCATGGCCTGGACGCCCATACCGACGATCAGGAGCGAAAAGATGGCCACCAGCGTGACGACCGGAAGAATGACCGACCAGGAGATCTGTAGAAACTCCGCGTCGGTCTTGATCAGCATCACCGACCCCAGCAGGAGAGAGATGACGCCGCCGATGGCGAGCAAGCCGTAACTGGTGACGGTGGCTTCCAGGATAAAGAAGACGATCCCCAGCAGGAACAGGAGAACACCGGCATAGTTTACCGGCAGCGACTGCAGGGCGTAAAACGCCATGACGAGACTGATCGCGCCGACGATGCCGGGGAGAATCGCTCCAGGATTGTACAGTTCGGCCATGAGTCCGACCGTGCCGATGGTCATGAGCAGGTAGGCGATATTGGGATCGCTGAGGGCTTTCAGAAATTCGAGGCGCAGCCCCATCGGGAATTCGCGCATCTCGACTCCGGCAGTGCGCACCACGGTCCGTCCGGTCTGGAGCTGGATGGCGCGGCCATCGAGTTGCTTGAGCAGGGAGGGCAGGTCGTCGGCGATCAGGTCGATAACCTTCAGTTTCAAGGCCTCGCGCTCCGTGACGGACAGGCTCTTCCGGACGGCGTCTTCCGCCCAGACGACGTTGCGCTTGCGCTGTTCGGCGATCGATTTGATGTAGGCCACGGAGTCGTTCTCTATCTTGGCTTTCATCGCGTCGCCCAGCTCGCCTCCTCCGACCGCCACGGGATGGGCCGCCCCGATGTTGGTGCCGGGAGCCATGGCCGCCACGTGCGCGGCCATCGCGATGAAGACTCCGGCCGAGGCGGCCCTAGCGCTGGACGGCGCGACATATACGACGACGGGGATCGCGGCCCCGGTAATGTCCTTGATGACGAGGCGCATCGACGTGTCGAGCCCACCCGGCGTGTTGAGACGAATGATCAGGGCCCGCGCTCCGGTCTCCAGGGCCGACGCGAGGGCATCGTGCACGAATTCGGCTGCGACCGGGTTGATGACGCCGTCGTAGGTTGCCACCAGCACGGAGGGCCCGGGCGGCGCGGCTGTCGCCACGCCGGACGGCACGGCGAGACAGACCGGCAGAGCGAGAATCGGGAGAAGCGGCGGCAGCCTGGACCGATGACCCAACATCTTCATCGGGCATCTCCACCTTGACCGAAGAGGCGGCAGATAAGCGACGGACCCGGCACTCGCAGAATACGAGCCGCCTGAAACTCTGTCAAGAAAGGGACTGCGCCGTCTTGGCTTTACGCCGAGATCCGGCGATAATGCCGGATCGATGAGCGCAACGCCGCCATGATATCGGCACACCGGAGAATCTGGCGAAGCCCTTACGCGATGGGGGCAGGGTGTAGCCGCAACTACTTCTGTTTCGGGGTCCATTCCCGAGCCAGCCGCTGTGCTTCGGCGATCTGGGCGGGCGTCATCTGCCTGGTGAGCGCGTCACGACGCTCGAGCGCCCGCTTCTCACCGTGCGCCGCCGACAGGTTGTACCACATATGCGCCTGGATGAAGTCTTGGGGTACGCCGCGGCCTTGCTCGTACATCAGGCCGAGCTTGGCGAAGGCCAGCGCATCCCCCTGCGCCGCCGCCCGGCGGAACCAGGAGAGGGCCATCTGTTCGCTTTCAGGCGCCCCGTTGCCCTGGAAGTACAGAGTGCCGAGGTTGACCTGTGCGCCTGGATGACCTTGCTCCGCGGCCTTATCGAACCATTGCTTCGCCCGACTGTAGTCCTGAGGCACGCCGCGGCCTTCACTATACAGCGTCCCCAACCGATTCTGAGCCTCGGGGTTGCCCTGCTCCGCCGCCTTGCGTAGGTCGGAGATCGAGACCGCGGACTCTTCATAGGGGAGCACGGACTTGGGGCGATCGGTCGGTGAATCCTCGGTGACGCAGGAGGTCAGCAGACAGCACAGCAGCCACAACAGGTACGGAGAATAGAATGATTTTGGCATGGGACAATCTCACCAAATCCTTCACCGAGCACTCTCGCGAGTGATCCTGTTCAGGGTGAACGAGTCAAAACGGTAAAGCGTAATCCTACTCAGCTTGACGCGGGAAGTTCAAGCCGCGAGCTCGATGGACCGGTCTCTCCGATCCATGAAGCGTAGCAGCGAAGCGGCGCGGCCCTGCGCAGAGTGCGAATGGCCTTCCGGCAACCGGCGCATCGGGATGTTGCGGCGGTCATTCTGCCGACTGGTTGCGATCCTGACCATGCCCGACCCGAGCGAAGTCGATGAAGCCCCGCTCGACATCCGTGTGCAGCAGTTCCACGGCGAGCGTGTCTCCCACATCGAGCCCTCCGAGTCGCGACACCAATTTCCCTTCCACCGGCGGATCGAGGAGGCGCACCCACGTGCCCTTGCTCGAGGCGCCGGTCACGATGGCGTCGAAGCGCCGGCCGATCTGCGATTCGAGCAACAGCGCCGCGGCCGATTTTCGGAGCTGCCGCTCGACCTTTTCGGCGTCGTCTTCTTTCCTGGTGCAGTGATCCGCCAGAAATTGAAGTTCGTCCGGACGATAGGGAAGGGACGCCTGCGCCAGGGCTGCTTTGATGAGCCGTTGGGTGATGAGGTCGGGAAAGCGGCGGTTGGGCGCGGTGGAGTGGGTATAGTCCTTCACCGCAAGACCGAAGTGTTCGGATGCTCCGTTCTGCTGGCGGTCGAGCACATATTCCCCGCGGCCGATGAGCTTGACGATCGCGAGAGAGAGATCGGGAAACCTCAGGGGATCGGCTTCCCGGCGCTTGACCAAGAAGCTCTCCAGCGCACGTGCATCCGGCTGGGCGGGCAGCGGCTCGTTCCAGCGGCCCGCGACCTCTACAATACGCTGCCAGCGTTCGGGCGACCGGAGCACACGCCGGAACGACGGCATGCCTTCGGCTTTCAGGAAGGTCACGGTCGCCTGGTTGGCCGCGATCATGAAATCTTCGATCAGGTCCCTGGCCCTATTCTTTCGCTCCACCAAGACGTTGGAGAGCCGCTCGCCATCGAAGACGGCCTTCGGCTCGAGCGTTTCAAGACTGAGCGCGCCTTCCTGATGACGTCTGGCCTTGAGCCGGCGCGCGACGCGGTCTTGCAGCCGCAACTGCGCCTCCAGGCCTTCGACCTCCTTGACGGCGCCGGGTACGGGTCCGTCGCCCTCCAGCCAGGCGCCGACGGCGCCGTAGGCCAGCTTCGCCTGGTTGCGCACCATGCCGCGGTAGATCCGGGAGCCCAGCACCTCGCCGTCCTCCCCCACGCTCATCTCCACGATGATCGCCAGACGGTCCTGGTGCTCATTAAGTGAAGTGAGATCGGTCGAGAGCTTGTCGGGCAGCATGGGGAAGACACCCCCCGAGGTGTAGACCGAGGTCGTGTTGTGCAGGGCATGGGCGTCCAGGCTCGAATCCTTCGCGACCAGAGCGTCCACGTCCGCGATCGCCACACGGATCGCGATGACGCCGTCGGGTGCGGGCTCGGCTACCGTGAGTTGATCGAGATCCCGGGAGTCGTCGTTGTCGATCGAGGCCCATGGCCAGTGGGTCAGATCGCGTACCCCCGGATCTCCCTTGCGGTCCGCCGGGGCGGAGATTCGTGACAATTCCGCCAGGGCCGGGGAAGAGAAATCGGGGTAGAAATCCCGCTCGATCATGGCGCGCCTGGCGATGCCGCGAAGATCGGACCGGTGAGTGCCCATCAGTGTCCTCCAGAAGGTGTGGCATTCTATAACACGAATCGAGGAGGCGCCGCAGCCTCTGCGGTCCCTTGCGTTCGGCCTGGGGAAACTGATAGTACTATTCAAGTTTCCATAGTATCCGAGCCGCATGCAGACCCGCAAACCGATCACGCATCTGCCGTCCGAGACCGACGCGACGCAGCGAGTCGTGGCGACCGCCCGCCGTCATTTTCTGAGCCAGGGGTTCCGCCGCGTCACGATGGATGAATTGGCGGATGAATTGGGGATGAGCAAGAAGACCCTCTACGGCCTGTTCCCCAGCAAGACAGCGCTCGTCGAGGCGGTGATTCTGGAGAAGTTTCGGTGTGTGGAAGCCGATCTGCGCCGAATTACGGCCGCCGGCCGGGGCGACGTGCTCGGCGCATTGCGCCGTCTGCTCGCCGCGGTGCAGACCCATACCCAGGAGATCCAGGCGCCCTTCGTGCGTGACATCCAACGCGACGCTCCCCATTTGTTCGAGGTGATCGAGCGGAAGCGCCGGGGGCTCATCCGGCGGTACTTCGGCAAACTGCTGAGCCGGGGGCGGAGAGCCCGAGTCATCCGGCGGGATATTCCGATACACCTGGCCATGGAAATTCTGCTCGGGGCCGTTCGTGCCGTCATGAATCCACCCAAGCTGATCGAGCTGGGTCTGACGCCCGAACAGGGATACCGCGCGATCATGTCGGTGATCTTCGAGGGACTGATCGCCGGCACGGCACGGAGGACGTCATGAAAGCCATACGGTCCGCCGCCGTGACCGGTGTTCGAGCCGCCGGCACGCTCGCCGCGCTGATCGGGGTGTGGACGGGGCTGCCGGCCTGCACGCCGCCCGACCGGACGCTGGTGCAGGGGTATGTCGAGGGCGAATTCGTCTATGTGGCTTCGCCCTATGCGGGTGCGCTGGAATCGTTGATGGTGCAGCGCGGGCAGGAGGTCAAGGAGGGTGAGCCGCTTTTTCGTCTGAACGGGGAGCCGGAGCAGGCGGCGCGGGAAGAAGCGGAGCGGCGACTGTCGCAAGCCAGGGCGACCTTGGAGGATGTGAAGAAGGGGAAACGTCCCTCGGAAATCCAGGTCATCAAAGCCCAGCTCAAGCAGGCCCGCATCGCGGTCCGGTTGTCGGAGCGGGAATTCACCAGGCAGGCCGCCTTGAGTCGGGTGCCGGGCGCCACGTCGGAGATCGAACTCGATCGGACTCGGGCGACGAGGGATCAGGACCGCCATCGCGTGTCCGAACTCGAAGCGGAGCTGGACACCGCGCAGGCCGGCTCCCGAACCGACCAGATCGCGGCGGCGGAAGCGGAAGTGCGCGCGCGCGAAGCGGCCCTGACAAAGGCCGCCTGGGAATTGTCGCAGAAGCAGCAGCAGGCTCCCAAGGCGGGCCTGGTCTTCGAGATACTGTATCGAGAAGGAGAATGGGTCGCGGCGGGACGTCCCGTCGTCGCGCTCCTGCCGCCGCAAAACGTCAAGGTGCGGGCCTTCGTGTCGCAGGATCTGGCCGGCACGGTGCAACCGGGACAGTCCGTGCGCGTATCCGTCGACGGGATCGCAGAGTCGTTTGTCGGCACGGTGAACTATATCTCACCGAAGGCGGAATTTACTCCCCCGGTGATCTACAGCCGGGAAAGCCGCTCCAAGCTCGTCTTCATGGTCGAAGCGCGGTTCGATCCGTCGGTTGCGGCAAAGCTGCATCCGGGACAGCCGGTGGACGTCCGGATCGGAGGCGATCGATGACGCAGGACGCGCCGGCCATCGACGTGCAGAACATGACCAAGCGTTTCGGCGACCGGACCGTGGTCGATCGGATCGGGTTGCAGGTCCGCAAGGGCGAGATCTGCGGCTTCCTCGGTCCCAACGGCAGCGGCAAAACCACGTTTATCCGCATGCTGTGCGGGCTCTTGCGCGCCGACGACGGCCGCGGCACCTGTTTGGGGTACGACGTCATTCGGGAGAGCCGGGCCATCAAGCGGCATGTCGGCTACATGACCCAACGGTTCAGTTTCTACGAAGATCTGAGCATCGCGGAGAACCTGGATTTCGTGGCGCGCATGTTCGCCGTGCCGGATCGGCGGAGCGCCGTCCGCCTCAGTCTCGAGCGGCTGGGCTTGCTCGAGCGCCGGCGGCAGCTGGCCGGGGAGCTGTCGGGAGGGTGGAAGCAGCGGCTCGCGCTGGCCGCCTGTTTGATCCACCGACCGAAGCTCCTCCTCCTAGACGAACCGACAGCCGGAGTGGACCCCAAGGCGCGGCGCGAGTTCTGGGAGCAGGTCCACGATCTGGCGGCCGACGGCCTGACCTGCCTGATTACGACCCACTATATGGACGAGGCGGAACGGTGCCACCGGTTGGCCTACATCGCCTACGGCAAGCTGCTGACCCATGGAACCGTGCAGGAGGTGATCGACCATGCCGGCCTCACGACCTGGCTCGTGGCGGGCCCCGACCTGCACCGGCTAGCCGCCACGCTCCGCACGCGGCCCGGTGTCACACAGGCGGTCGCGTTCGGCAACCGCCTGCATGTGAGCGGCGACGATGACGCGGCGCTTTCCGAGGCCATCGCGCCGTTCAAGACGACGGACTACGATTGGCGTCGGATCGGGCCCGGGCTCGAAGACGTCTTCATCCACCTGATGGGCGGGTCCCAGGACAATTTTTCATCATGACAACACGGAACGTGTTTTCACCCGCACGATTTTGGGCCATGGTGGTGAAAGAGTTCGTCCAGATGCGTCGGGACCGGCTGACGTTCGGCATGATGATCGGAATCCCGCTGATCCAGCTGATCCTCTTTGGGCTGGCGATCAACGCCGATCCCAAGCACCTCCCGACGGCGGTACTGTTGGCCGATCGGGGGCCGCAGGGTCGCAGCCTGCTTGAAGCGATTCGCCACAGCAACTATTTCGAATTTGTCCGAGAGCTGCGGACTGAAACCGAGGCTCGCGCGGCGATCGCGCGCGGGGAGG belongs to Nitrospira sp. and includes:
- a CDS encoding RNB domain-containing ribonuclease, translated to MGTHRSDLRGIARRAMIERDFYPDFSSPALAELSRISAPADRKGDPGVRDLTHWPWASIDNDDSRDLDQLTVAEPAPDGVIAIRVAIADVDALVAKDSSLDAHALHNTTSVYTSGGVFPMLPDKLSTDLTSLNEHQDRLAIIVEMSVGEDGEVLGSRIYRGMVRNQAKLAYGAVGAWLEGDGPVPGAVKEVEGLEAQLRLQDRVARRLKARRHQEGALSLETLEPKAVFDGERLSNVLVERKNRARDLIEDFMIAANQATVTFLKAEGMPSFRRVLRSPERWQRIVEVAGRWNEPLPAQPDARALESFLVKRREADPLRFPDLSLAIVKLIGRGEYVLDRQQNGASEHFGLAVKDYTHSTAPNRRFPDLITQRLIKAALAQASLPYRPDELQFLADHCTRKEDDAEKVERQLRKSAAALLLESQIGRRFDAIVTGASSKGTWVRLLDPPVEGKLVSRLGGLDVGDTLAVELLHTDVERGFIDFARVGHGQDRNQSAE
- a CDS encoding ABC transporter ATP-binding protein; amino-acid sequence: MTQDAPAIDVQNMTKRFGDRTVVDRIGLQVRKGEICGFLGPNGSGKTTFIRMLCGLLRADDGRGTCLGYDVIRESRAIKRHVGYMTQRFSFYEDLSIAENLDFVARMFAVPDRRSAVRLSLERLGLLERRRQLAGELSGGWKQRLALAACLIHRPKLLLLDEPTAGVDPKARREFWEQVHDLAADGLTCLITTHYMDEAERCHRLAYIAYGKLLTHGTVQEVIDHAGLTTWLVAGPDLHRLAATLRTRPGVTQAVAFGNRLHVSGDDDAALSEAIAPFKTTDYDWRRIGPGLEDVFIHLMGGSQDNFSS
- a CDS encoding HlyD family efflux transporter periplasmic adaptor subunit, yielding MKAIRSAAVTGVRAAGTLAALIGVWTGLPACTPPDRTLVQGYVEGEFVYVASPYAGALESLMVQRGQEVKEGEPLFRLNGEPEQAAREEAERRLSQARATLEDVKKGKRPSEIQVIKAQLKQARIAVRLSEREFTRQAALSRVPGATSEIELDRTRATRDQDRHRVSELEAELDTAQAGSRTDQIAAAEAEVRAREAALTKAAWELSQKQQQAPKAGLVFEILYREGEWVAAGRPVVALLPPQNVKVRAFVSQDLAGTVQPGQSVRVSVDGIAESFVGTVNYISPKAEFTPPVIYSRESRSKLVFMVEARFDPSVAAKLHPGQPVDVRIGGDR
- a CDS encoding tetratricopeptide repeat protein, encoding MPKSFYSPYLLWLLCCLLTSCVTEDSPTDRPKSVLPYEESAVSISDLRKAAEQGNPEAQNRLGTLYSEGRGVPQDYSRAKQWFDKAAEQGHPGAQVNLGTLYFQGNGAPESEQMALSWFRRAAAQGDALAFAKLGLMYEQGRGVPQDFIQAHMWYNLSAAHGEKRALERRDALTRQMTPAQIAEAQRLAREWTPKQK
- a CDS encoding nodulation protein NfeD is translated as MKMLGHRSRLPPLLPILALPVCLAVPSGVATAAPPGPSVLVATYDGVINPVAAEFVHDALASALETGARALIIRLNTPGGLDTSMRLVIKDITGAAIPVVVYVAPSSARAASAGVFIAMAAHVAAMAPGTNIGAAHPVAVGGGELGDAMKAKIENDSVAYIKSIAEQRKRNVVWAEDAVRKSLSVTEREALKLKVIDLIADDLPSLLKQLDGRAIQLQTGRTVVRTAGVEMREFPMGLRLEFLKALSDPNIAYLLMTIGTVGLMAELYNPGAILPGIVGAISLVMAFYALQSLPVNYAGVLLFLLGIVFFILEATVTSYGLLAIGGVISLLLGSVMLIKTDAEFLQISWSVILPVVTLVAIFSLLIVGMGVQAMRRPHATGPEGMIGLVATARTALAPHGHVAVQGELWDAVSEQPLQPGEEAEITGVEGLRLRVKPCSTRKEA
- a CDS encoding TetR/AcrR family transcriptional regulator; the encoded protein is MQTRKPITHLPSETDATQRVVATARRHFLSQGFRRVTMDELADELGMSKKTLYGLFPSKTALVEAVILEKFRCVEADLRRITAAGRGDVLGALRRLLAAVQTHTQEIQAPFVRDIQRDAPHLFEVIERKRRGLIRRYFGKLLSRGRRARVIRRDIPIHLAMEILLGAVRAVMNPPKLIELGLTPEQGYRAIMSVIFEGLIAGTARRTS